From the Rhinoderma darwinii isolate aRhiDar2 chromosome 12, aRhiDar2.hap1, whole genome shotgun sequence genome, one window contains:
- the LOC142664895 gene encoding alpha-1-antitrypsin-like has protein sequence MIRENEASIVVYKVICVTVGTWQRVEDPGTLKMRILLFLGVTLLFTLAFADHHKGHDKNDKDDHHDGKDDHDHHGHHDKKGEHHGKKHHHHHHNESLACHKIAEYNSKFAFDLFRRVALDHPSENIVFSPVSISTAFAFLSLGAKGQTQSQIIEGIGFNTSEISEQEIHEGFHLLLDLLNNVDRELQLSGGNALFISKEHKILQTFLDEAKRLYHAEAFSTDFKDAEAAKTQINSYVEKNTHGKIAELLNSVDQDAIFVLINYIYFRGKWEHPFEEKWTKDGDFHVNENTTVKVPFMTRTGMYNVAINDEATVISIPYKGNANAMFIMPAEGKLTEFEQNFSRDQIKKWKNAMHRRVVDLVLPKFSVSGTLNLKETLSKLGVVNVFSDTADLSGITDEANLKISKAVHKAVLNVDERGTEAAGSTALEAIPMMLPPRVTFDRPFIFSLYDYKTRSVLFTGRIANPQN, from the exons ATGATTAGAGAGAACGAAGCTTCCATTGTTGTATATAAAGTCATCTGTGTCACTGTAGGAACCTGGCAAAGAGTGGAGGACCCAGGAACATT AAAAATGAGGATCCTTCTGTTTTTGGGAGTGACTCTACTCTTTACATTGGCCTTTGCTGACCATCATAAGGGCCATGATAAAAATGACAAAGATGACCACCATGATGGCAAAGATGACCATGATCACCATGGCCACCATGACAAAAAAGGGGAACACCATGGCAAGaagcaccaccaccaccaccataatGAATCCTTAGCCTGCCACAAGATCGCAGAATACAATTCCAAATTTGCCTTTGATCTTTTTCGGCGCGTGGCTCTAGACCATCCTTCTGAGAATATTGTCTTCTCCCCCGTTAGTATTTCTACAGCATTTGCTTTCCTGTCTCTTGGTGCTAAGGGCCAGACCCAGTCACAGATCATTGAAGGAATTGGCTTCAACACGTCCGAGATCTCAGAACAAGAAATTCATGAAGGTTTCCACCTTCTTCTGGATCTTCTGAATAATGTGGACAGGGAGCTGCAGCTCAGTGGTGGGAATGCTCTATTCATTTCCAAGGAACACAAGATTCTCCAGACATTCTTAGATGAAGCCAAGAGGCTCTACCACGCAGAAGCATTTTCTACGGATTTCAAAGACGCAGAAGCAGCGAAAACTCAAATCAACAGTTACGTGGAGAAGAACACCCATGGCAAGATCGCTGAGCTACTCAACAGCGTAGACCAGGACGCCATTTTTGTcctcatcaactacatttacttCAGAG GGAAATGGGAACATCCATTTGAAGAGAAATGGACAAAAGATGGAGATTTTCACGTCAATGAGAACACGACGGTGAAGGTGCCATTCATGACCAGAACGGGAATGTACAATGTGGCCATCAACGATGAGGCTACTGTGATCTCCATACCCTATAAAGGAAATGCCAATGCTATGTTCATCATGCCTGCAGAAGGGAAGTTGACAGAATTTGAACAGAATTTTAGTAGGGATCAAATAAAGAAGTGGAAGAACGCTATGCACAGGCG CGTGGTGGATTTAGTTCTCCCCAAATTCTCTGTCTCCGGCACACTCAACCTTAAGGAAACATTAAGCAAATTGGGCGTAGTAAACGTCTTCTCAGACACTGCTGATCTTTCTGGTATCACTGACGAAGCCAACCTTAAAATTTCTAAG GCTGTCCATAAAGCTGTTCTTAACGTTGATGAGAGGGGGACAGAAGCAGCCGGCTCCACAGCACTTGAGGCAATCCCAATGATGCTTCCCCCTCGTGTTACATTTGACCGTCCCTTTATATTTTCATTGTATGACTACAAAACCCGAAGTGTTCTTTTCACTGGAAGAATTGCCAACCCCCAGAACTGA